A genome region from Triticum aestivum cultivar Chinese Spring chromosome 2B, IWGSC CS RefSeq v2.1, whole genome shotgun sequence includes the following:
- the LOC123044876 gene encoding uncharacterized protein, translating into MAYYSDHHAYASNTTNSTESIQELISKISHQLDDLARQREVVFEDRPSSYVPYSRGHPYVAPTCHICGFQGHSPAECQRGYSHPPDCYGMSFAPQPSSYQNNYTHGWPENQNMSYRSNNPEISSFASSYPMQGFRYNEENHKYAPQQIYSPPTHIPQYQEMCPMELNGPPFGQPTTPAPFEQSHVQVPTQDEFDDIEKLTLLSIEFTWSAEDDPIRKVILDEMKKIKSGKELVEEVRKIEKNINAGSTISSQLELSVAEISMDTCEVPTPSHFVEQVSKCLEQEIPQIEEDELEDKEQDGQELQFPSDQVEDSSSITPEEVQEAAVDEDEEHEIHLPIVIPERDVSGLLNPLDYMMPCDFFATTLHYMIPSHKIDLKTHLLGYDDIYPVSGIALICDDHNYFPHASLELNDKCHPRVSIDHADFCHPKHVLYSYAYIIGYSIDDLEGIDRITCSCLCESYFRLLLLHCLLHADQVRGDIPWDPGGVRAWR; encoded by the coding sequence ATGGCTTACTATTCAGATCATCATGCTTATGCGAGCAACACTACAAACAGCACGGAAAGTATTCAAGAACTGATAAGTAAGATTTCCCATCAATTAGATGATTTAGCTCGGCAGCGAGAGGTTGTTTTTGAGGATAGGCCTAGCTCTTATGTTCCTTATTCTAGAGGTCATCCTTATGTTGCTCCTACATGCCATATTTGTGGATTTCAGGGCCATTCACCCGCTGAATGTCAGCGTGGTTACTCTCACCCTCCCGATTGTTATGGCATGAGCTTCGCCCCACAGCCTagctcataccaaaacaattacACACATGGGTGGCCTGAAAACCAGAATATGTCATATAGGAGCAATAACCCTGAGATCTCATCGTTTGCCTCTAGTTATCCAATGCAGGGATTCAGGTACAATGAGGAGAACCACAAATATGCTCCACAACAGATTTATTCACCTCCTACTCATATACCTCAATACCAGGAGATGTGTCCAATGGAGTTAAATGGTCCTCCATTTGGTCAACCAACAACTCCAGCACCTTTCGAGCAATCTCATGTGCAAGTGCCCACACAAGATGAATTTGATGATATAGAGAAGCTCACATTGCTTAGTATTGAGTTCACTTGGAGTGCCGAGGATGATCCTATTAGGAAGGTTATACTAGAtgaaatgaagaagatcaagagtgGAAAAGAGCTGGTGGAAGAAGTAAGGAAGATTGAGAAGAACATCAACGCTGGCAGCACTATTTCTTCACAACTTGAGTTGAGTGTGGCTGAGATATCCATGGATACATGTGAGGTTCCAACACCTTCACATTTCGTTGAGCAAGTTAGCAAGTGCCTTGAGCAAGAGATACCTCAGATTGAAGAAGATGAACTAGAAGACAAGGAACAAGATGGTCAAGAGCTGCAATTCCCAAGTGATCAAGTTGAAGATTCATCATCTATTACTCCTGAAGAAGTGCAAGAAGCTGctgtagatgaagatgaagaacatgAGATTCATTTGCCTATTGTCATACCAGAGCGTGATGTGTCAGGTTTACTCAATCCTCTTGATTACATGATGCCTTGTGATTTCTTTGCTACCACCTTGCATTACATGATACCATCACATAAGATTGATTTGAAAACTCATTTGCTTGGATATGATGATATATACCCTGTTAGTGGCATTGCTCTCATTTGTGATGATCACAATTACTTTCCTCATGCTAGTCTTGAGCTTAATGATAAATGTCATCCTCGTGTGAGTATTGACCATGCTGATTTCTGCCATCCTAAACATGTGCTTTATAGTTATGCTTATATAATTGGATATTCCATTGATGACTTGGAGGGCATCGACCGTATCACTTGTAGTTGTTTGTGTGAGTCCTATTTCAGGCTTTTGCTACTGCACTGTTTACTACATGCTGACCAGGTTCGAGGTGACATTCCTTGGGATCCTGGTGGAGTCAGAGCATGGCGATGA